In Micromonospora sp. LH3U1, one genomic interval encodes:
- a CDS encoding ABC transporter ATP-binding protein: MSAKTDERDERAETTWQTLRRGLALSPELRTGLAGTLALALVYMVGRVAVPVAVQQGIDRGIVGGLNLNVVWSVAAITTAILTITTICGYLMMRRLFTVSETALANVRTRAFRHVHDLSMLHQQSERRGSLVSRVTSDVDQITQFLQWGGVILLVNLGQLVVTTAVMLAYSWQLTLVVLAAFLPAVLVIRQLQRRLGAAYATVRQRTGTLLGAIGESVVGAPVIRAYGIAGRTARRLDEAIDGQRLAQQRAIRISIVGSSVGELAAGLALAGVVVLGVTLGVDGTLSIGQLTAFLFLVTLFIQPVQIATEVLNEAQNAIAGWRRVLDVLDVAPDVADPGEQGRELPGGPLDIRFAGVRFAYPGGPPVLHDIDLEIPAKSRVAVVGETGSGKTTFAKLLTRLMDPSAGAVLLSGVPLAEVRFDSLRSRVVMVPQDGFLFDATVGDNVRFARPELTDEQLGAAFTELGLSDWLDGLPAGLDTPVGERGEALSVGERQLVALARAYVADPDLLVLDEATSAVDPATEVRLQRTLDAVTRGRTTLAIAHRLSTAQAADEVIVVDRGRVVQRGPHDELVRDADSVYGLLYASWLEQTR, from the coding sequence GTGAGCGCCAAGACTGATGAGCGGGACGAGAGGGCCGAGACGACCTGGCAGACGCTGCGTCGGGGCCTGGCGCTCTCGCCGGAGCTACGGACCGGCCTGGCCGGCACGCTGGCCCTGGCGTTGGTCTACATGGTCGGTCGGGTGGCCGTGCCGGTCGCCGTCCAGCAGGGCATCGACCGGGGGATCGTCGGTGGCCTGAATCTGAATGTGGTCTGGTCGGTGGCGGCGATCACGACGGCGATCCTGACGATCACGACGATCTGCGGCTACCTGATGATGCGCCGGCTGTTCACGGTCAGCGAGACCGCGCTGGCCAACGTACGGACGCGGGCGTTCCGGCACGTGCACGACCTGTCGATGTTGCACCAGCAGTCCGAGCGGCGCGGCTCGCTGGTCTCGCGGGTGACCAGCGACGTCGACCAGATCACCCAGTTCCTCCAGTGGGGCGGGGTGATCCTGCTGGTCAACCTCGGTCAGTTGGTGGTCACGACCGCCGTCATGCTCGCGTACTCCTGGCAGTTGACCCTGGTGGTGTTGGCGGCGTTCCTGCCGGCGGTGCTCGTGATCCGGCAGCTGCAACGTCGCCTGGGCGCGGCGTACGCGACGGTGCGCCAGCGCACCGGCACGTTGCTCGGCGCGATCGGCGAGAGCGTGGTGGGCGCGCCGGTGATCCGGGCGTACGGGATCGCGGGGCGTACCGCGCGGCGGCTGGACGAGGCTATCGACGGGCAGCGCCTGGCGCAGCAGCGGGCGATCCGGATCAGCATCGTGGGCAGCTCGGTCGGTGAGCTGGCCGCGGGGCTGGCACTGGCCGGTGTGGTGGTGCTCGGGGTGACGCTGGGGGTGGACGGCACGCTGTCGATCGGCCAGCTGACCGCGTTCCTCTTCCTGGTGACGCTGTTCATCCAGCCGGTGCAGATCGCTACCGAGGTGCTGAACGAGGCGCAGAACGCGATCGCCGGCTGGCGTCGGGTGCTGGACGTGTTGGACGTCGCTCCGGACGTGGCCGACCCGGGGGAGCAGGGTCGGGAGCTGCCGGGCGGGCCGCTGGACATTCGGTTCGCGGGTGTGCGGTTCGCCTACCCGGGTGGCCCGCCGGTGCTGCACGACATCGACCTGGAGATCCCGGCGAAGAGTCGGGTGGCGGTGGTCGGCGAGACCGGCAGTGGCAAGACCACCTTCGCCAAGTTGCTGACGCGTCTGATGGACCCGTCGGCCGGGGCGGTGCTGCTGTCCGGGGTGCCGCTGGCGGAGGTCCGGTTCGATTCGCTGCGTTCCCGGGTGGTGATGGTGCCGCAGGACGGGTTCCTCTTCGACGCCACGGTGGGGGACAACGTCCGGTTCGCCCGGCCGGAGCTGACCGACGAGCAGTTGGGTGCCGCCTTCACCGAGCTGGGCCTGTCGGACTGGCTGGACGGGCTGCCAGCGGGTCTGGACACGCCCGTCGGGGAGCGCGGTGAGGCGCTCAGCGTCGGGGAGCGGCAGCTTGTCGCGTTGGCCCGGGCGTACGTGGCCGATCCGGATCTGCTGGTGCTGGACGAGGCGACCAGCGCGGTGGACCCGGCGACCGAGGTGCGGTTGCAACGCACCCTGGACGCGGTCACCAGAGGTCGGACCACCCTCGCGATCGCGCACCGGCTCTCCACGGCGCAGGCCGCCGACGAGGTGATCGTGGTGGACCGGGGACGGGTGGTGCAACGCGGTCCGCATGACGAGCTGGTCCGCGACGCCGACTCGGTGTACGGGCTGCTCTACGCCTCCTGGCTGGAGCAGACCCGGTAA
- a CDS encoding ABC transporter ATP-binding protein, which yields MASRTSRDVLSRGLGVLRQAIREQPRIFAVAVVGSVLFGGMIIVSARVVGTVIGEVALPSIERGEVGAGTLWLAAAALFGISVLRVVGIFGRRIGAGYMQYRLQASYRRRVTRRYLELPLSWHHRNSTGTLLSNANSDVEAAWYPIAPLPFAVGTLVMLVGAIVSLFATDWALALVGLAVFPALFALNVVYSRRMAPRQARAQRLRAEVSGIAHESFDGALVVKTMGREAQETARFAGRAGELRDSLIAVGRLRGVFDPLLETLPSLGTLAVLVVGAFRLRQGAISVTELVSVAFLFTVLAFPVRAIGWVLAELPRSVAGWDRVRRVLDATGEMPYGQRVLDPASPGPATLTFSDVHFSYPPAEAHQPGAQVLGEVGFTVSAGRTVALVGPTGAGKSTIASLAVRLVDPDSGAVTLDGLDVRELTAASMAGTVALVAQVPFVFDDTVRANIALDRAGIDDEAVWAALRLAEADGFVAALPDGLDTMVGERGTSLSGGQRQRLTLARALAGRPRLLVLDDATSAVDPRVEAAILAGLRSSTAEPGVPAASILVVAYRRATIALADEVIYVEQGRVVARGTHTALLASVPGYVDLVTAYEQAEVERAQESSYGDEVAPLPSGLEIEVDR from the coding sequence GTGGCGAGCAGGACAAGTCGGGACGTGCTCAGTCGAGGGCTGGGGGTCCTGCGGCAGGCGATCCGCGAGCAGCCGCGGATCTTCGCGGTGGCGGTCGTCGGTAGCGTGCTGTTCGGTGGAATGATCATCGTCAGTGCCCGGGTCGTCGGGACGGTCATCGGCGAGGTGGCGCTTCCGTCCATCGAGCGCGGCGAGGTGGGCGCCGGCACCCTGTGGCTGGCCGCGGCCGCCCTGTTCGGGATCAGCGTGCTGCGGGTGGTCGGCATCTTCGGCCGCCGGATCGGTGCCGGCTACATGCAGTACCGGCTCCAGGCCTCCTACCGCCGCCGGGTCACCCGTCGGTACCTGGAGCTGCCGCTGTCCTGGCACCACCGCAACTCCACCGGCACCCTGCTGTCCAACGCCAACTCGGACGTGGAAGCGGCCTGGTACCCGATCGCGCCGCTGCCCTTCGCCGTCGGCACGCTGGTGATGCTGGTCGGCGCGATCGTGTCGCTCTTCGCCACCGACTGGGCGCTCGCCCTGGTCGGCCTCGCGGTCTTCCCCGCGCTGTTCGCGCTCAACGTCGTCTACTCCCGCCGGATGGCACCCCGGCAGGCCCGAGCGCAGCGCCTGCGCGCCGAGGTCAGCGGGATCGCCCACGAGAGCTTCGACGGCGCCCTGGTGGTCAAGACGATGGGCCGCGAGGCCCAGGAGACCGCCCGGTTCGCGGGCCGCGCCGGCGAGCTGCGCGATTCGTTGATCGCGGTCGGCCGGCTGCGCGGCGTCTTCGACCCACTGCTGGAGACGCTGCCCAGCCTCGGCACCCTCGCCGTGCTGGTGGTCGGGGCGTTCCGGCTGCGCCAGGGCGCGATCAGCGTGACCGAGCTGGTCAGCGTTGCCTTCCTCTTCACCGTGCTGGCCTTTCCGGTGCGGGCCATCGGTTGGGTCCTGGCCGAGCTGCCGCGCAGCGTCGCCGGCTGGGACCGGGTCCGCCGGGTGCTCGACGCGACCGGCGAGATGCCGTACGGACAGCGCGTGCTCGACCCGGCCAGCCCTGGCCCGGCCACCCTCACCTTCAGCGACGTGCACTTCTCCTACCCGCCGGCCGAGGCGCACCAGCCCGGCGCGCAGGTCCTCGGCGAGGTCGGCTTCACGGTGTCGGCCGGCCGGACGGTGGCCCTGGTCGGGCCGACCGGTGCCGGTAAGTCCACCATCGCCTCGCTGGCAGTGCGCCTCGTCGACCCGGACTCCGGCGCGGTCACCCTCGACGGGTTGGACGTGCGCGAGCTGACGGCCGCGTCGATGGCCGGCACGGTGGCCCTGGTCGCCCAGGTGCCGTTCGTCTTCGACGACACGGTCCGCGCCAACATCGCCCTGGACCGGGCGGGCATCGACGACGAGGCCGTCTGGGCGGCGTTGCGGCTGGCCGAGGCGGACGGGTTCGTCGCCGCGCTGCCCGATGGTCTGGACACCATGGTCGGCGAGCGGGGCACCTCGCTCTCCGGTGGGCAGCGGCAACGGCTCACCCTGGCCCGCGCGCTGGCCGGCCGACCGCGTCTGCTGGTGCTCGACGACGCGACAAGCGCGGTGGACCCGCGGGTGGAGGCGGCCATCCTGGCCGGGCTGCGATCGTCGACGGCCGAGCCGGGGGTCCCGGCGGCGTCGATCCTGGTGGTGGCGTACCGCCGGGCCACCATCGCGCTCGCCGACGAGGTCATCTACGTGGAGCAGGGGCGGGTGGTCGCCCGGGGCACACACACCGCGTTGCTGGCCAGCGTGCCCGGCTACGTCGACCTGGTCACCGCCTACGAACAGGCAGAGGTCGAACGCGCGCAGGAAAGCTCGTACGGCGACGAGGTCGCACCGCTGCCCTCGGGCCTGGAAATCGAGGTGGACCGGTGA
- a CDS encoding TIGR03085 family metal-binding protein, translated as MPRYARAEREALADLLLALGPDAPTINEGWATRDLAAHLVLRERRPDAAGGIVLPPLRGYAERVRQQLAARPYPELVAQVRRPPLWSPISNPVTDELANTMEFFIHHEDVRRAGTGWQPRDLPAGLQSVLWKRAAPMARLALRRFPADLHVQAPGHGEISVGRGGEPLRVVGAPAELVLFLSGRQRVARVQLDGPAEAARRLRVASLGM; from the coding sequence ATGCCCCGTTATGCCCGAGCCGAGCGCGAGGCGCTGGCCGATCTCCTGCTGGCCCTCGGACCGGACGCCCCGACGATCAACGAGGGCTGGGCCACCCGTGACCTCGCCGCGCACCTGGTGTTGCGGGAGCGCCGCCCGGACGCGGCGGGCGGCATCGTGCTGCCACCGCTGCGCGGCTATGCCGAGCGGGTCCGTCAGCAACTCGCCGCGCGGCCCTACCCCGAGCTGGTGGCGCAGGTGCGACGACCGCCGCTGTGGAGCCCGATCAGCAACCCGGTGACCGACGAGCTGGCCAACACGATGGAGTTCTTCATCCATCACGAGGACGTGCGGCGGGCCGGCACGGGCTGGCAGCCCCGCGACCTGCCCGCCGGCCTGCAGAGCGTGCTCTGGAAGCGTGCGGCCCCGATGGCCCGCCTGGCACTACGCCGCTTTCCGGCGGACCTCCACGTGCAGGCGCCCGGTCATGGCGAGATCTCCGTCGGCCGCGGCGGCGAACCGCTGCGAGTGGTTGGTGCCCCGGCTGAGCTGGTCCTTTTCCTCTCCGGCCGGCAACGGGTGGCGAGGGTCCAACTTGACGGTCCGGCGGAGGCCGCGCGACGACTGCGCGTCGCCAGCCTGGGCATGTGA
- a CDS encoding terpene synthase family protein — MASESVEWARTFGLVDSSHRVHRLQRADAAGLAGRACPDGSVDGLRLLTDLISWLFVMDDACDEDGLGADPVRLGPAISTLLDVLDHCGDPDVIPPAVGPLGDALHDLCRRARLNDHAPLLLRFVSQMREYLLALLWEAANRERRRVPEVAEYVQLRRHIGGVHPCLTLTDLASAQPPGSTQRADPALVALDLLAVDLVCWCNDLFSYSKESQADPDAHNLVTVIAQDSGADEAAALQAAANRFNQGLATYLDAEEALLSAGDDGIRNALAARRNWVRATYDWSLTAARYA; from the coding sequence GTGGCGAGCGAGAGCGTCGAGTGGGCGCGCACGTTCGGGCTGGTCGATTCCAGCCATCGCGTGCACCGACTGCAACGGGCCGACGCGGCCGGCCTGGCCGGCCGCGCCTGCCCGGACGGATCGGTGGACGGGCTGCGGCTGCTCACCGATCTGATCAGCTGGCTCTTCGTGATGGATGACGCCTGCGACGAGGACGGCCTCGGCGCCGACCCGGTCCGACTGGGGCCGGCGATCAGCACCCTGCTGGACGTGCTGGACCACTGCGGCGACCCGGACGTCATACCACCCGCCGTGGGGCCGCTGGGTGACGCGTTGCACGACCTGTGCCGACGGGCCCGGCTCAACGATCACGCGCCACTGCTGCTGCGGTTCGTCAGCCAGATGCGGGAGTACCTGCTGGCGCTGCTCTGGGAGGCTGCCAACCGGGAGCGTCGGCGCGTGCCCGAGGTGGCGGAGTACGTCCAACTGCGCCGGCACATCGGCGGCGTGCACCCCTGCCTCACCCTCACCGACCTGGCGTCGGCGCAGCCACCAGGATCGACCCAACGCGCCGATCCGGCGCTGGTCGCCCTGGATCTGCTGGCGGTGGACCTGGTCTGCTGGTGCAACGACCTCTTCTCCTACAGCAAGGAGAGCCAGGCGGATCCGGACGCGCACAACCTGGTGACGGTGATCGCCCAGGACAGCGGTGCGGACGAGGCCGCTGCGCTGCAGGCTGCGGCGAACCGGTTCAACCAGGGGCTGGCGACGTACCTGGATGCGGAGGAAGCGCTACTGTCCGCCGGGGACGACGGGATCCGGAACGCGCTGGCCGCCCGGCGCAACTGGGTCCGGGCCACCTACGACTGGTCACTCACCGCTGCCCGGTACGCCTGA
- a CDS encoding AMP-dependent synthetase/ligase, with protein sequence MALDVPYRSIPDMFLKRVAATPDRNAFASPNPDDSGPVWLTWDQVGQRAKAVAAGLHGLGVGQEDPVAILANTRLDWVVADLGIMCAGGATTTVYPTTEPADATFIIADSGSKVLFAENPAQAAKIAGATLPALTHVVLLDGAADPSAAIPQLTLAELEERGTSALAAEPDLIDMLVAGIGPDHLATLIYTSGTTGRPKGVELLHGGWCWEAVAQAEVGLLRDDDLQYLWLPLAHSFGKTLLCGAIHVGLPTYVDGRVEKLVDLLSVIRPTLMCGAPRVFEKVYNRAVTTAQSGGGAKAKIFAWAVGVGKEKVTLEQAGKPVPAGLKLRYGLAEKLVFSKLQARLGGRMRVLVSGAAPLSPEIATFFAAANLPISEGYGLTETSAGNFVNPPSGLQIGTVGQAMGDLECRIDSDGEILVRGRPVMRGYHNLPEETAASFTEDGFFRTGDIGTLDERGYLRITDRKKDLVKTSGGKYIAPSHIEGMFKAICPYTSQAVVVGQARNFCTMLVTLDPDAIQGWVAGGPLEGRSYTEIVASPEAQTMVEGYVAQLNAQLNRWETIKKVAILPRDLTIEDGEITPSLKIKRRGVESNFAAQIDKMYAGTLAEL encoded by the coding sequence ATGGCTCTCGATGTACCGTACCGTTCCATCCCGGACATGTTCCTCAAGCGTGTGGCGGCCACCCCCGACCGGAATGCGTTTGCGTCCCCGAACCCCGACGACTCGGGACCCGTCTGGCTGACCTGGGACCAGGTCGGCCAGCGCGCCAAGGCGGTCGCCGCCGGCCTGCACGGCCTGGGCGTCGGCCAGGAGGATCCGGTAGCGATCCTCGCCAACACCCGGCTGGACTGGGTGGTCGCCGACCTCGGCATCATGTGCGCCGGCGGAGCGACCACCACCGTCTACCCGACCACCGAACCGGCGGACGCGACGTTCATCATCGCCGACTCCGGGTCGAAGGTGTTGTTCGCGGAGAACCCGGCCCAGGCGGCGAAGATCGCCGGCGCCACCCTGCCCGCGCTGACCCACGTGGTGCTCCTCGACGGTGCCGCCGACCCCAGCGCGGCGATTCCGCAACTGACGCTCGCCGAACTGGAGGAGCGGGGCACCAGCGCGCTGGCCGCCGAGCCGGATCTGATCGACATGCTCGTGGCCGGCATCGGCCCGGACCACCTGGCCACGCTGATCTACACCTCCGGCACCACGGGCCGACCCAAGGGCGTCGAGTTGCTGCACGGCGGCTGGTGCTGGGAGGCCGTGGCGCAGGCGGAGGTCGGGCTGCTGCGTGACGACGACCTGCAGTACCTGTGGCTGCCGCTGGCCCACTCGTTCGGCAAGACGCTGCTCTGCGGCGCCATCCACGTCGGGCTGCCGACCTACGTCGACGGGCGGGTGGAGAAGCTGGTCGACCTGCTGTCGGTGATTCGTCCGACGCTGATGTGCGGTGCCCCCCGCGTGTTCGAGAAGGTCTACAACCGGGCGGTGACCACCGCGCAGAGTGGCGGCGGCGCGAAGGCGAAGATCTTCGCCTGGGCCGTTGGCGTCGGCAAGGAGAAGGTGACCCTGGAGCAGGCGGGCAAGCCGGTGCCGGCGGGGCTGAAGCTGCGCTACGGGCTGGCCGAGAAACTGGTGTTCAGCAAGCTCCAGGCCCGCCTGGGCGGCCGGATGCGGGTGCTGGTGTCCGGCGCCGCGCCCCTCAGCCCGGAGATCGCCACCTTCTTCGCCGCGGCGAACCTGCCGATCTCCGAGGGCTACGGCCTGACCGAGACCAGCGCCGGCAACTTCGTCAACCCGCCGTCGGGGCTCCAGATCGGCACGGTGGGCCAGGCGATGGGTGACCTGGAGTGCCGGATCGACAGCGACGGGGAGATCCTGGTGCGTGGTCGGCCGGTGATGCGCGGCTACCACAACCTGCCGGAGGAGACCGCCGCCTCGTTCACCGAGGACGGCTTCTTCCGTACCGGCGACATCGGCACCCTCGACGAGCGGGGCTACCTGCGGATCACGGACCGCAAGAAGGACCTGGTCAAGACCTCGGGCGGCAAGTACATCGCACCGTCGCACATCGAGGGGATGTTCAAGGCCATCTGCCCGTACACCTCGCAGGCGGTCGTCGTCGGGCAGGCTCGCAACTTCTGCACGATGCTGGTCACGCTGGACCCGGACGCGATCCAGGGCTGGGTCGCCGGCGGCCCGTTGGAGGGGCGCAGCTACACCGAGATCGTCGCCTCGCCGGAGGCCCAGACGATGGTCGAGGGATACGTCGCCCAGCTCAATGCGCAGCTCAACCGCTGGGAGACGATCAAGAAGGTGGCCATCCTGCCACGCGACCTGACGATCGAGGATGGCGAGATCACCCCGTCGTTGAAGATCAAGCGGCGTGGTGTGGAGAGCAACTTCGCCGCCCAGATCGACAAGATGTACGCCGGCACCCTCGCCGAGCTCTGA
- a CDS encoding low temperature requirement protein A, giving the protein MGEGAWVRGVQRSAPGSRATRLELFYDLIFVFAFLNVTTAAAGNPTVRGLVQCLVVLALLWWCWTGFAVLGNLIRADQGIVPLVGFATMAAAFVLALSLPKAFVDRPGGLPGPLVFAAGYFLVRVSETSIFIWLGRRNRDVRQRWLRLALPPLLATSLIVTAALLPQRLFDGTAEMVARLVFWLAALAVEYGAGLALRGTGWTVLSAGHWAERHGQIVLVALGEAIIALGLAPGGAAVLPLTWPVLIAAVLGIAVAAALWWAYFDTLALGMEQTLHRTRDPVARATLARNAYSYLHLPVIAGVILFALGLKGLIHEGADLSTPSWGIPLPSFDLLALYGGVALYLLALIVLGRLMLAAPRWPTIGGILLLLALVPVAGSLPEMFALTMLAVATWLAVGAQTIVDSRRRRGVREVALAEQLAVEEEQTRWRGRHL; this is encoded by the coding sequence GTGGGCGAGGGTGCGTGGGTGCGCGGGGTCCAGCGGAGCGCGCCGGGCTCCCGGGCGACCCGCCTCGAACTCTTCTACGACCTGATCTTCGTCTTCGCCTTCCTGAACGTCACCACGGCCGCCGCCGGCAATCCGACCGTCCGTGGTCTGGTCCAGTGCCTGGTGGTGCTGGCGCTGCTCTGGTGGTGCTGGACAGGTTTCGCCGTGCTGGGCAACCTGATCCGTGCCGACCAGGGCATCGTCCCGCTGGTCGGCTTCGCCACCATGGCCGCCGCCTTCGTGCTGGCGCTGAGCCTGCCGAAGGCGTTCGTCGACCGCCCCGGCGGGCTGCCCGGCCCGCTGGTCTTCGCGGCCGGCTACTTTCTGGTCCGGGTGAGCGAGACGTCGATCTTCATTTGGCTGGGCCGCCGGAACCGGGATGTGCGTCAACGCTGGCTGCGGCTCGCCCTGCCGCCGCTGCTGGCCACGTCGCTCATCGTCACCGCCGCGCTGCTGCCACAACGGCTCTTCGACGGAACGGCCGAGATGGTGGCCCGGCTGGTGTTCTGGCTCGCGGCCCTGGCCGTGGAGTACGGGGCCGGGCTGGCGCTGCGTGGCACCGGGTGGACGGTGCTCTCCGCCGGGCACTGGGCGGAGCGGCACGGTCAGATCGTCCTGGTCGCCCTCGGCGAGGCCATCATCGCGCTCGGGCTCGCTCCCGGCGGCGCCGCCGTTCTGCCGCTGACCTGGCCGGTGCTCATCGCCGCGGTGCTCGGCATCGCGGTGGCAGCGGCGCTGTGGTGGGCGTACTTCGACACCCTGGCGCTCGGCATGGAACAGACCCTGCACCGGACTCGCGACCCGGTCGCCCGCGCGACCCTGGCTCGGAACGCCTACAGCTACCTGCACCTGCCGGTCATCGCCGGCGTCATCCTGTTCGCGCTCGGACTCAAGGGGCTGATCCACGAGGGCGCCGATCTGAGCACACCGAGCTGGGGCATTCCGCTGCCGAGCTTCGACCTGCTGGCGCTCTACGGTGGGGTCGCGCTCTACCTGCTTGCGCTCATCGTGCTCGGCCGGCTGATGCTCGCCGCCCCCCGCTGGCCCACGATCGGCGGGATCCTGCTGCTGCTCGCGCTGGTGCCGGTGGCCGGTTCGCTGCCGGAGATGTTTGCGTTGACCATGCTGGCCGTGGCCACCTGGCTGGCCGTGGGGGCGCAGACGATCGTCGACTCCCGGCGTCGGCGGGGGGTCCGTGAGGTGGCGCTGGCGGAGCAGCTCGCCGTGGAGGAGGAACAGACGAGGTGGCGGGGCCGCCACCTGTGA
- the yczR gene encoding MocR-like transcription factor YczR, translating to MTGELRGVQLARLLGQWHALPGRRRSPDYAALAGTVRGLLADGRLPLGVRLPAERELAEALRISRTTVTAAYRQLRETGHLASRRGAGSWTMLPGNHRVASTGLWTPLDDREMIDLGVAALAAPPQLLAAARAAAEDLPRYLGGAGYHPTGIIELREAVADGYTARGLPTSADQIMVTSGTQHALDLVLRLALAPGGSVLVESPTYPNALAALAGRRARITTHGLAADAGGWESDLLLGSLRQTRPKLAYLIPEFQNPTGHLMPASLRERVVAAAHAVGTDLVIDESFVDLPLDGTELPPPTATFDRHSRVITIGGMSKPYWGGLRIGWVRASAPQVQRLAAVRVGVDMASPVLDQLVAVHLLADADAIVADRRVQLAAQRDALLGALAHRLPDWRVTVPRGGVTLWAELDGPVSSALARAAEEVGVRLAPGPRFGLDGTLERFLRLPFTLPAADLVEAVGRIAAVRYDLDRTDRQRWREPAVIA from the coding sequence ATGACGGGTGAGCTACGGGGCGTCCAATTGGCCCGACTACTCGGGCAGTGGCACGCCCTGCCGGGCCGTCGGCGCAGCCCCGACTACGCCGCCCTGGCCGGCACGGTGCGCGGGTTGCTCGCCGACGGCCGGCTACCGCTGGGTGTCCGCCTGCCGGCCGAACGGGAGCTGGCAGAGGCGCTGCGGATCAGCCGCACCACGGTCACCGCCGCGTACCGGCAGTTGCGCGAGACGGGGCACCTGGCCAGCCGTCGTGGTGCCGGGAGCTGGACCATGCTGCCCGGTAACCACCGGGTGGCCAGCACCGGCCTCTGGACCCCGCTGGACGACAGGGAGATGATCGACCTCGGTGTCGCGGCGCTGGCCGCCCCGCCGCAACTACTGGCGGCCGCCCGGGCCGCCGCCGAGGACCTGCCCCGCTATCTGGGCGGTGCCGGCTACCACCCCACCGGCATCATCGAGCTGCGCGAGGCGGTGGCCGACGGCTACACCGCCCGGGGTCTGCCCACCTCGGCCGACCAGATCATGGTCACCAGCGGCACCCAGCACGCACTCGACCTGGTGTTGCGACTCGCCCTGGCCCCCGGCGGCAGTGTGCTGGTCGAGTCCCCGACCTACCCCAACGCGCTCGCCGCGCTGGCCGGCCGGCGGGCCCGGATCACCACCCACGGCCTGGCCGCCGACGCCGGTGGCTGGGAGTCCGACCTGCTGCTGGGCAGCCTCCGGCAGACCCGGCCCAAGCTGGCCTACCTGATCCCGGAGTTCCAGAACCCGACCGGGCACCTGATGCCGGCGTCACTGCGGGAGCGGGTGGTGGCCGCCGCCCACGCTGTCGGCACCGACCTGGTCATCGACGAGTCCTTCGTGGACCTTCCGCTGGACGGCACCGAACTACCCCCGCCGACGGCCACCTTCGACCGGCACTCCCGGGTGATCACCATCGGTGGGATGAGCAAGCCGTACTGGGGTGGCCTGCGGATCGGCTGGGTGCGTGCCTCCGCGCCACAGGTGCAGCGACTGGCCGCCGTCCGGGTCGGGGTGGACATGGCCAGCCCGGTGCTGGACCAACTGGTCGCGGTGCACCTGCTCGCCGATGCCGACGCCATCGTCGCCGACCGCCGCGTCCAGTTGGCCGCCCAGCGCGACGCCCTGCTCGGCGCCCTGGCGCACCGGCTGCCGGACTGGCGGGTCACCGTGCCACGGGGTGGCGTGACGCTCTGGGCCGAGTTGGACGGCCCGGTCTCCAGCGCACTGGCCCGGGCCGCCGAGGAGGTCGGCGTACGACTGGCACCCGGCCCCCGGTTCGGCCTGGACGGCACCCTGGAGCGCTTCCTGCGGCTGCCGTTCACCCTGCCCGCCGCAGACCTCGTGGAGGCCGTCGGGCGGATCGCGGCGGTCCGCTACGACCTGGACCGCACCGACCGGCAGCGCTGGCGGGAGCCGGCCGTCATCGCCTGA
- the yczE gene encoding membrane protein YczE, with protein sequence MALIGNLRHRPVRRLAQLYVGLVLYGVSMALMIRSGLGLDPWDVFHQGLSKLTGLSFGTVTIAVGALVLLLWIPLRQRPGLGTVSNVVVIGLVVDATLALMPSGGPLGLRIVLLATGIVANGAATGMYLGARLGPGPRDGLMTGFVARRPGLSVRLVRTVIEVTVLALGWLLGGKVGLGTVAYALAIGPLAQLFIPLFAVPEPDTAAPAPTTVAPATPAV encoded by the coding sequence ATGGCACTGATTGGCAATCTTCGGCACCGGCCGGTGCGACGGCTGGCCCAGCTCTACGTCGGGCTGGTCCTCTACGGGGTCAGCATGGCCCTGATGATTCGCTCCGGCCTGGGCCTCGACCCGTGGGACGTGTTCCACCAGGGGTTGTCGAAGCTGACCGGGCTCTCCTTCGGCACGGTCACCATCGCGGTCGGCGCGCTGGTGTTGCTGCTCTGGATCCCACTACGGCAGCGGCCCGGTCTCGGCACGGTCAGCAACGTGGTCGTGATCGGCCTGGTGGTGGACGCCACACTGGCCCTGATGCCGTCCGGCGGCCCGCTCGGCCTGCGGATCGTGCTGCTGGCTACCGGGATCGTCGCCAACGGGGCCGCCACGGGCATGTATCTCGGCGCTCGGCTGGGCCCGGGCCCACGCGACGGCCTGATGACCGGCTTCGTGGCCCGCCGGCCCGGCTTGTCCGTCCGGCTGGTGCGCACGGTCATCGAGGTCACCGTGCTGGCGCTGGGCTGGCTGCTTGGCGGCAAGGTCGGTCTGGGGACCGTCGCGTACGCGCTGGCAATCGGTCCACTGGCCCAGCTCTTCATCCCGCTGTTCGCGGTGCCCGAACCGGACACCGCCGCACCCGCGCCGACGACTGTCGCGCCGGCCACGCCGGCCGTCTGA